The genome window TTTGCTCACTGACCCAACCCAGGAGTCTGTCCCCCACCCCGATCAcgcccttcccctccccttccagtCCTTCCTAGCCTGGCAGCCAGGGCTGGAATGTACCTGGGGCTTGTGGGGACTCGTCCCAGTTCCACCTGCCACCCAGGGCCCCAGGCTTGCTGATCGCCCAGTCTCCCACCCCAGGAAGGGCCGGGGCACCCAGCCTGCCTCACCCCTGGTGCCATTGAAGAAGAGCGTTTGCCGGGCAGGGTTCTGGAGGACGACGATGGAGCCGTCATACTGGTGTAGTCTGCAGGTGATCTCTGCCACCCCGCCCTCGGCTACGGTCACGTTCTCAGTCTGCACCCCCTGGGCCGACCCTGTGGGCACGACAGAACTTCCATCCCCCATCTCGGCCCAAGCTCATCCTTTCTATTTCCCTGTCAAGCCtatccccccccccatcccccagctTCTTTCAGCACCCTAAGCAGGCCTTTCTCTCTCCAGTTCAGATGCTCCGGCACTGTTTCCATCCTACCCCTTCCTCATCCCCCCATTTCCCTGCCCCCCTCCAGCCCCATCTCCTTCCTGGCCCCCCATCCCCCTCCTGTCCCTGGGGggtctctgtgtgtctccctcCCAGGCTCAGTAACAAGCTGGGCTCGTGGCAGGAATGTTAATGTCCCCGGAGCCTTTGTGTCCATGGGGAGTGGAGGGGGTggctgggaaggaggaggggcgAGCCCGAAGCCCCAGGGAGGAGGCTGGGCCAGGGGGCTGAAGGCTGGGCCAGAGGGCTCAGGCTCCGGGCGCGGGCCCTTTAAACCTGAGGTTGTGTTGACAGCGCCGGGGCATTGCCATAGAGATAGTGCCAGGcgcagcaggaggaggaggaggaggagggagagaagagagg of Gracilinanus agilis isolate LMUSP501 unplaced genomic scaffold, AgileGrace unplaced_scaffold36157, whole genome shotgun sequence contains these proteins:
- the LOC123254945 gene encoding cell adhesion molecule 4-like, which translates into the protein MGDGSSVVPTGSAQGVQTENVTVAEGGVAEITCRLHQYDGSIVVLQNPARQTLFFNGTRALKDERFQLEEFSPRRVRIRLSDARLDDEGGYFCQLYTEDTHHQIATLTVL